GTCGGCGAATAGAATCCGGACACCAGGTTGAAGACCGTGGTCTTGCCCGCGCCGTTGGGACCGATGAGGGCCATGAGCTCGTTGCCTTCGATGGCAATGGAGAAGTCCGACACCGCGCACAGGCCGCCGAAGGTTTTTGTCATGTTTTGAATCTGCAAAAGGGACATAGAAGCTCCGGATGATGAATACGATCGCTTTTCGCTGCTGTGAGCGCGTTACTTGAACGAGTAGAATTTCTTCAGTTTCGGGAAGATGTCGGACAGCTCCCGATTGCCCATGATGCCTTCGGGCCTGAACTGCATGAGCAGGATGAGGATGAGGGGAATGATGACCCATTTCCAGACCTGACTCAGCTCATAGCTATCGGGGAGCAGGTGCATGTAGTGCATGGCGGTGTTCATCCAGGGGATGATGAAGCGCAGCGATTCCAGGAGCAGGGTGAACAGGATCGCGGAGATGACCGAACCGCTGAGCGAGCCCATTCCTCCAAGATACACCATGACCAGGCATTCCGTGGATTTCAGGATCCCGAAGGAATTCGGGTTGATGTAGCCCAGAATGTGCGCGAAGAGTCCGCCCGCGATGCCGGCCAGGCCGCTTGAAAGCATGAAGGCCACCAGCTTCATCTTGTTGGTGTTGACGCTCATTATCTCTGCGGCCACCTCGTCCTGCTTGATGGCGATGATGCCCTTGCCGTAGGTCGAGGTCACGTAGCGGCGGATGATGAACACCGTGCCGAAGGTGAAGACGATGACCCAGAGCAGAATCCAGGGGATGTCGTAGCTGTCGCCCATGGCGAAGAGCACTTTCTTCATGCCCATGAAGCCTCTGGCGCCGCCGATCTTGTCTATGTTGATGAT
The Desulfomicrobium apsheronum genome window above contains:
- a CDS encoding branched-chain amino acid ABC transporter permease, with amino-acid sequence MRKLTVPTLLLAITGVIVFMSHQEYIDLYIQSVIMFMGVNIILSSSFNIVNGYMGEFACGHAGFMAVGAYVTSVINVMLFTDDKVFGAALLPPEMAVYLFPFTLLIGGAAAAVAGVLVAIPSFKTRDDYLAIITIAANFIIISTIINIDKIGGARGFMGMKKVLFAMGDSYDIPWILLWVIVFTFGTVFIIRRYVTSTYGKGIIAIKQDEVAAEIMSVNTNKMKLVAFMLSSGLAGIAGGLFAHILGYINPNSFGILKSTECLVMVYLGGMGSLSGSVISAILFTLLLESLRFIIPWMNTAMHYMHLLPDSYELSQVWKWVIIPLILILLMQFRPEGIMGNRELSDIFPKLKKFYSFK